One window from the genome of Deltaproteobacteria bacterium encodes:
- the guaA gene encoding glutamine-hydrolyzing GMP synthase, with protein sequence MILILDFGSQYTQLIARRVREAKVYCEIHPYSLSPERIAAMQPEGIILSGGPASVYAEGAPISAPQLLDLGVPVLGICYGMGVMVQQRGGEVAKAQRREYGPAELCIDDRADLFAGLAADTPVWMSHGDRMERLPQGWHRLAHTANAPIAAGRDASGRLFGLQFHPEVVHTRDGRRILANFLFNICHARDDWTMENFVARESTQLRARVGNAGVVCALSGGVDSTVVAALLHHAFGDQLTCIFVDNGVLRRDEATRVMRLLRDRFHFRVEAVDATALFLKRLAGVEDPEKKRRIIGATFIEVFEQRARELKNVRFLAQGTLYPDVIESVSFKGPSATIKSHHNVGGLPERMQLELIEPLRELFKDEVRELGQVLGIPPEIVGRHPFPGPGLAIRIIGAVTAERVAVLQQADAIVDEEIRAAGWYDKLWQAFAVLLPVKTVGVMGDERTYENVLALRAVNSLDGMTADWARLPAELLARLSSRIINEVRGVNRVVYDISSKPPATIEWE encoded by the coding sequence ATGATCCTCATCCTCGACTTCGGCTCCCAGTACACGCAGCTGATCGCCCGCCGGGTGCGCGAGGCCAAGGTCTACTGCGAGATCCACCCGTATTCGCTTTCGCCCGAGCGCATCGCGGCGATGCAGCCGGAAGGCATCATTCTCTCCGGCGGCCCGGCGAGCGTGTACGCCGAGGGCGCGCCGATTTCCGCTCCCCAGCTGCTCGACTTGGGAGTGCCGGTGCTCGGTATCTGCTACGGCATGGGCGTCATGGTGCAACAGCGCGGCGGCGAGGTCGCCAAAGCCCAGCGGCGCGAGTATGGCCCGGCCGAGCTGTGCATCGACGACCGCGCCGATCTGTTCGCCGGGTTGGCGGCCGATACACCGGTGTGGATGAGTCACGGCGACCGCATGGAGCGCCTGCCGCAGGGCTGGCACCGCCTGGCGCACACCGCCAATGCGCCCATCGCCGCCGGCCGTGATGCCAGTGGCCGCCTCTTCGGCCTGCAATTCCATCCCGAAGTGGTGCACACCCGCGACGGCCGCCGAATCCTCGCCAACTTCCTCTTCAACATCTGCCACGCTCGCGACGACTGGACGATGGAGAACTTCGTAGCCCGCGAGAGCACGCAGCTACGCGCGCGCGTCGGCAATGCCGGCGTGGTCTGCGCCCTCAGCGGCGGCGTCGACTCCACCGTGGTCGCCGCCCTGCTCCACCACGCCTTCGGCGACCAACTCACGTGCATCTTCGTCGACAACGGCGTGCTGCGGCGCGACGAGGCGACGCGGGTCATGCGCCTGCTGCGCGACCGCTTCCATTTCCGGGTCGAAGCGGTCGATGCGACGGCGCTGTTTCTCAAACGCCTCGCCGGGGTCGAAGACCCGGAAAAGAAACGCCGCATCATCGGCGCCACCTTCATCGAGGTGTTCGAGCAACGGGCGCGCGAACTGAAGAACGTGCGCTTCCTCGCCCAAGGCACGCTCTACCCCGATGTGATTGAATCGGTGTCATTCAAAGGCCCCTCCGCCACCATCAAGAGCCACCACAACGTCGGCGGCTTACCGGAACGTATGCAGCTGGAGCTGATCGAGCCGTTGCGCGAGCTGTTCAAGGACGAGGTGCGCGAGCTCGGCCAGGTCCTCGGCATTCCGCCCGAGATCGTCGGCCGCCACCCCTTTCCCGGCCCGGGCCTGGCCATCCGCATCATCGGTGCGGTGACCGCCGAGCGGGTGGCGGTGTTGCAACAAGCCGACGCCATCGTCGACGAAGAGATTCGCGCCGCCGGCTGGTACGACAAGCTCTGGCAGGCGTTCGCGGTACTGCTGCCGGTGAAGACCGTCGGCGTCATGGGCGACGAACGCACTTACGAAAACGTGCTGGCGCTGCGCGCCGTCAACAGCCTCGATGGCATGACTGCCGACTGGGCGCGGCTGCCCGCCGAGTTGCTGGCGCGCCTTTCGAGCCGCATCATCAACGAAGTCCGCGGCGTCAATCGCGTAGTCTACGACATCTCATCCAAGCCGCCGGCAACGATCGAGTGGGAGTGA
- the dnaE gene encoding DNA polymerase III subunit alpha: MSFVHLHLHTQYSLLDGANKIEALIASIKAAGMPAVAMTDHGNMFGAVEFYKTAVEHGVQPILGCEVYVAPGSRHDKRPVRGDDYESGGNFHLILLAMNQDGYRNLCRLVTLGYTEGFYYKPRVDKELLRELNGGLIALSGCLASEVNQAIAAGSSARARQVLDDYRAIFGDRYYVEVQDNHLPQQERANAELVRLACELGLPLVATNDCHYLQPEDAAAHEVLLCIQTGKTLADPSRWRFETDQLFVKTPAQMLAAFPQQPEAIRNTVDIAARCQVEMTFGKYVFPVFKTPADESLEDHLERRARAGLEERLQPLRAGAQWSAERERTYQERLATELAVIKKMGFAGYFLIVADFTNYAKSRAIPVGPGRGSAAGSLVAYALRITDIDPLPYHLLFERFLNPERKSMPDIDMDFCFERRDEVIRYVRDKYGDDRVAQIITFGTLKGKAAIKDVGRVLGFNYGETDKIAKLYPAAKQGKDFPLAAALEMEPRLKHLREGGEREGKLFDYALKLEGLLRHSSKHAAGIVIANRPLVESLPLYKDKDGNVMTQFGWEEVEAIGLIKFDFLGLKTLTLIAKVVERIRQGRGELLDPAALPLTDKATYRLIAKGDTVGVFQMESGGMRNVLTQLRPSNFEEVIAVLALYRPGPLDSGMVDQFIKRKHGKEEVQYLHPKLQPVLQDTYGVIVYQEQVMQIAQVLAGYSLGDADNLRRAMGKKDPEKMAKERLRFVAGAVRQGVAEAKAGEIFDQMETFAAYGFNKSHSAAYALISYQTAYLKAHYPEEFMAGLMTLEKDDSDKAYKNIAECREHKIAILPPDANESQADFTVVMHGGERAIRFGLAAVRGVGAKAVEAIVAARQVGRFSDLGDFCKRVQSQQVNKRVIESLLKCGAFDFAGVPRRRMVEGLDLVLKWAGQGNRPEHANQIGLFAATALAATVDAPPRLPDVAEWPQKELLRAEREATGFFITGHPLDKYERDLRRFTDASTEALRGRTSAEKVRVGGVVHSLKLKNNKKGDRYATFNLEDKTGVVEVIVWPEAYRKHEASIHGEDPVVVCGSLDVSEERCQIIADEVLPLTAAREQGIKQVHFALLADRIDETLLHRLRDTLNQHRGPCPAYLHLLLPDRTETVIALPSGLRVAPSDRLIEAVEGVLGSGVTSFV, encoded by the coding sequence ATGAGCTTCGTTCATCTTCACTTACACACGCAGTATTCGCTGCTCGACGGCGCCAACAAGATCGAAGCCTTGATCGCGAGCATCAAGGCCGCGGGCATGCCGGCGGTGGCGATGACCGACCACGGCAACATGTTCGGCGCGGTCGAGTTCTATAAGACCGCGGTCGAGCACGGCGTCCAACCGATTCTCGGCTGCGAGGTCTACGTCGCCCCCGGCAGCCGGCACGACAAGCGGCCCGTGCGCGGCGACGACTACGAGAGCGGCGGCAATTTCCACCTGATCCTGTTGGCCATGAACCAGGACGGCTATCGCAATCTCTGCCGCCTGGTCACACTTGGTTATACGGAGGGTTTTTATTACAAGCCGCGCGTCGACAAGGAGCTTTTGCGCGAACTCAACGGCGGGTTGATCGCACTCTCCGGCTGCCTCGCCAGCGAAGTCAATCAAGCCATCGCCGCCGGCTCTTCGGCGCGCGCGCGCCAGGTGCTCGACGACTATCGCGCGATCTTCGGCGACCGCTACTACGTCGAGGTCCAAGACAACCACCTGCCCCAGCAGGAGCGCGCCAACGCCGAACTGGTCCGGCTCGCTTGCGAGCTCGGCTTGCCGCTGGTCGCCACCAACGACTGCCACTACTTGCAGCCCGAGGATGCCGCGGCGCACGAGGTGCTGCTCTGCATCCAGACCGGCAAGACCCTCGCCGACCCCAGCCGCTGGCGCTTCGAGACCGATCAGTTGTTCGTCAAGACCCCGGCGCAAATGCTGGCGGCGTTTCCGCAGCAGCCGGAAGCAATTCGCAACACCGTCGACATCGCCGCCCGCTGCCAGGTCGAGATGACCTTCGGCAAGTACGTGTTCCCGGTCTTCAAGACCCCGGCGGACGAGAGTCTCGAAGATCATCTCGAACGCCGGGCGCGAGCAGGCTTGGAGGAACGCTTGCAGCCGCTGCGCGCTGGTGCGCAGTGGTCGGCCGAGCGCGAGCGCACCTACCAAGAACGGCTGGCAACAGAACTAGCTGTGATCAAGAAGATGGGCTTCGCCGGCTACTTCTTGATCGTCGCCGACTTCACTAACTACGCCAAGAGCCGCGCCATCCCGGTGGGGCCGGGCCGCGGCTCGGCCGCGGGCAGCTTGGTGGCCTACGCCCTGCGCATTACCGACATCGACCCCCTGCCCTATCACTTGCTGTTCGAGCGCTTCCTCAACCCCGAGCGCAAGTCGATGCCCGACATCGACATGGACTTCTGTTTCGAGCGCCGCGACGAGGTCATCCGCTACGTCCGCGACAAGTACGGCGACGACCGGGTGGCGCAGATTATCACCTTCGGCACGCTCAAGGGTAAGGCCGCGATCAAAGACGTCGGCCGCGTGCTCGGCTTCAACTACGGTGAGACCGACAAGATCGCCAAGCTCTACCCGGCGGCCAAGCAGGGCAAGGATTTCCCGCTGGCGGCGGCACTCGAGATGGAGCCCCGGCTCAAGCACCTGCGCGAAGGCGGCGAGCGCGAGGGCAAGCTGTTCGACTATGCGCTCAAGCTCGAAGGCCTGCTGCGCCATTCCTCGAAACATGCCGCCGGCATCGTCATCGCCAATCGCCCGCTGGTCGAGTCGCTGCCGCTTTACAAAGACAAAGACGGCAACGTCATGACTCAATTCGGCTGGGAAGAGGTCGAGGCCATCGGCTTGATCAAGTTCGACTTCCTCGGCCTCAAGACGCTGACCCTGATCGCCAAAGTCGTCGAACGCATCCGCCAAGGGCGGGGCGAGCTGCTCGATCCCGCCGCGCTGCCGCTCACCGACAAGGCCACCTACCGCCTGATCGCCAAGGGCGACACCGTCGGCGTCTTCCAGATGGAATCGGGGGGCATGCGCAACGTGCTGACACAGCTGCGCCCGTCGAACTTCGAAGAGGTGATCGCGGTGCTCGCGCTCTACCGCCCCGGCCCGCTCGACAGCGGCATGGTCGATCAGTTCATCAAGCGCAAGCACGGCAAGGAAGAGGTGCAGTACCTCCACCCCAAGCTGCAGCCGGTCCTGCAGGACACTTACGGTGTCATTGTCTATCAGGAGCAGGTGATGCAGATCGCCCAGGTGCTGGCGGGTTATTCGCTGGGCGACGCCGACAACCTGCGCCGCGCGATGGGCAAGAAGGACCCCGAGAAGATGGCCAAGGAGCGTTTGCGCTTCGTCGCCGGCGCCGTGCGCCAGGGCGTGGCCGAGGCCAAGGCGGGCGAGATCTTCGATCAGATGGAGACCTTCGCCGCCTACGGCTTCAACAAATCGCACTCGGCCGCTTACGCGCTCATCTCCTACCAGACCGCCTACCTCAAGGCGCACTACCCGGAGGAGTTCATGGCCGGGTTGATGACGCTGGAGAAGGACGACAGCGACAAGGCGTACAAGAACATCGCCGAGTGCCGCGAGCACAAGATCGCGATCTTGCCGCCGGACGCAAATGAGAGCCAGGCCGACTTCACCGTGGTGATGCACGGCGGCGAACGCGCGATCCGTTTCGGGCTGGCGGCCGTGCGCGGGGTAGGCGCCAAGGCGGTCGAAGCCATCGTCGCCGCGCGTCAAGTCGGCCGCTTCAGCGATCTCGGCGACTTCTGCAAGCGGGTGCAAAGCCAGCAGGTCAACAAGCGCGTGATCGAAAGCCTGCTCAAGTGCGGCGCCTTTGACTTTGCCGGCGTGCCCCGCCGGCGCATGGTCGAGGGGCTCGACCTGGTGCTGAAGTGGGCCGGTCAAGGCAACCGCCCCGAGCACGCCAACCAGATCGGTCTGTTCGCCGCTACCGCGTTGGCGGCGACGGTCGATGCCCCACCCCGGCTCCCCGACGTCGCGGAATGGCCGCAAAAGGAACTCTTGCGCGCCGAGCGCGAGGCTACCGGCTTCTTCATCACCGGCCACCCGCTCGACAAGTACGAGCGCGACCTACGCCGCTTCACCGATGCCAGCACCGAGGCGTTGCGCGGGCGCACCAGCGCCGAGAAGGTGCGCGTCGGCGGCGTCGTCCACTCGTTGAAGCTAAAGAACAACAAGAAGGGCGATCGCTACGCCACCTTCAACCTTGAAGACAAGACCGGCGTGGTCGAGGTCATCGTGTGGCCCGAGGCCTACCGCAAGCACGAGGCCAGCATCCACGGCGAGGACCCGGTCGTGGTTTGCGGATCACTCGATGTGAGCGAGGAGCGCTGTCAGATCATCGCCGACGAGGTCCTGCCGCTGACGGCGGCACGCGAGCAAGGGATCAAGCAAGTACACTTCGCGCTGCTGGCCGACCGCATCGACGAAACCCTCCTGCACCGCCTGCGCGACACCCTCAACCAGCACCGCGGCCCGTGTCCGGCCTATCTACACCTGCTGTTACCCGACCGGACGGAGACGGTGATCGCGCTGCCGTCGGGCTTGCGCGTCGCCCCCAGCGACCGCCTCATCGAGGCCGTCGAAGGCGTGCTGGGCAGCGGCGTGACGTCGTTCGTGTAG
- a CDS encoding NUDIX hydrolase, whose protein sequence is MSDGPRHCLLCGGTLGLRQLKASEPARLVCGACGYVHYLDPKVAACVICSVDGKVVLLRRAIKPSYGRWVFPGGFMDRGERVEDAAVREAREEVNVEVRLRRLLNVYSYAGQPVVVVVYVGDIVAGEPGAGDEALEVRAFAANEIPWDELAFPSTRAALREYFGLSRDG, encoded by the coding sequence ATGAGCGATGGGCCGCGGCATTGTCTACTTTGCGGCGGAACGTTGGGCTTGCGCCAGCTCAAGGCGAGTGAGCCGGCACGGCTGGTGTGCGGCGCTTGCGGCTATGTGCACTACCTGGATCCGAAGGTCGCGGCGTGCGTCATTTGCAGTGTTGACGGCAAAGTCGTCTTGTTGCGCCGCGCGATCAAGCCGAGTTACGGCCGGTGGGTATTTCCGGGTGGCTTCATGGATCGGGGTGAACGGGTGGAGGATGCGGCCGTGCGCGAGGCGCGCGAGGAGGTCAACGTCGAGGTTCGCCTGCGCCGTCTGCTGAACGTGTATTCGTACGCCGGCCAGCCGGTTGTGGTAGTGGTCTATGTCGGCGATATCGTTGCCGGCGAGCCGGGGGCGGGCGATGAGGCGCTTGAAGTGCGGGCCTTTGCGGCTAACGAGATACCCTGGGATGAGTTGGCGTTTCCGAGCACGCGGGCGGCGTTGCGGGAGTACTTCGGGTTGTCGCGTGACGGCTGA
- a CDS encoding gamma carbonic anhydrase family protein: protein MIYPFDGKYPQLDASVYAHRSALVIGDVVVGAQSSLWPNVVVRGDVYPIRIGARTNIQDNSTVHVTGGRFATVIGDEVTAGHNVVRHGCTIGSCCLIGIGAIILDGVEIGENCLVGAGALVTPGTKVAARQLVLGSPAKAVRELSAEEVEKLRHSAQNYVEHAAHYRAQGL from the coding sequence ATGATCTACCCGTTTGACGGCAAGTACCCGCAGCTGGACGCCAGCGTGTACGCACACCGCAGTGCTTTGGTCATCGGCGACGTGGTCGTCGGTGCGCAGTCGAGCTTGTGGCCGAACGTGGTGGTGCGCGGTGACGTCTACCCGATCCGCATCGGTGCGCGCACCAACATCCAGGACAACTCGACCGTGCATGTTACTGGCGGCCGTTTTGCTACCGTGATCGGCGATGAGGTCACCGCCGGGCACAACGTGGTGCGGCACGGCTGCACCATCGGTAGCTGCTGTCTCATCGGGATCGGAGCGATCATCCTCGACGGGGTGGAGATCGGAGAGAATTGCCTGGTGGGCGCCGGCGCCTTGGTGACGCCGGGGACGAAGGTGGCGGCGCGCCAGTTGGTGCTGGGCAGCCCGGCGAAAGCGGTGCGAGAGCTGAGCGCGGAGGAGGTCGAGAAGCTGCGGCATTCGGCGCAGAACTACGTCGAGCACGCCGCCCACTACCGGGCGCAGGGGCTCTGA
- the pgeF gene encoding peptidoglycan editing factor PgeF: protein MSWRFRARGRRCGSTSGCRVTAELAYLSVPGWLELTGLVHRFYGRPGGTSAGAFAGLNLSESVGDDPAAVEENRRRVAAVLPGGSRLVWMRQEHGQRVLRVDEPVADAGAADGMVTAMPGAVLTILTADCVPILLVARRRRVAAVVHAGWRGTLAGIVTRAVELMQQEFGAERAELEAALGPAIGGCCYEVEREIGEQFVARWGALPEDGWRREGARGKFDLRAANRRLLEAAGLAAQGIHTVGPCTRCAGDRYFSHRGSGGRTGRQLSCIGWVA from the coding sequence ATGAGTTGGCGTTTCCGAGCACGCGGGCGGCGTTGCGGGAGTACTTCGGGTTGTCGCGTGACGGCTGAATTGGCGTACCTGTCAGTGCCGGGATGGCTAGAGCTGACCGGTCTGGTGCACCGCTTCTACGGGCGGCCGGGCGGCACTAGTGCCGGGGCGTTCGCCGGTCTCAACCTTTCGGAGAGCGTAGGGGACGACCCGGCGGCGGTGGAAGAAAACCGCCGGCGGGTGGCGGCGGTTCTGCCCGGCGGCAGCCGGTTGGTGTGGATGCGTCAAGAGCACGGCCAGCGCGTACTGCGCGTCGACGAGCCGGTTGCTGATGCGGGTGCGGCCGATGGCATGGTGACGGCGATGCCGGGCGCCGTCTTGACCATCTTGACGGCGGATTGCGTGCCGATCCTGCTGGTGGCGCGGCGGCGGCGGGTGGCGGCGGTGGTGCACGCCGGCTGGCGCGGTACGCTGGCCGGTATCGTGACGCGGGCGGTCGAGCTGATGCAACAAGAGTTCGGCGCCGAGCGGGCGGAGCTGGAGGCGGCGCTCGGCCCGGCGATCGGGGGCTGTTGTTACGAGGTCGAACGCGAGATTGGCGAGCAGTTCGTTGCCCGCTGGGGCGCCTTGCCTGAGGATGGTTGGCGGCGCGAGGGCGCGCGCGGAAAGTTCGATCTGCGCGCGGCCAACCGCCGGCTCTTGGAGGCCGCGGGTCTGGCCGCGCAGGGCATCCACACCGTGGGTCCGTGCACGCGCTGTGCCGGTGACCGGTATTTCTCGCACCGCGGATCGGGTGGGCGCACTGGCCGCCAGCTCAGTTGCATCGGCTGGGTGGCTTGA
- the guaB gene encoding IMP dehydrogenase yields MFTYDMPEGLTFDDVLLLPGESTFLPREADISTRFSRRVSLKIPLASAAMDTVTEWRTAIAMAQEGGLGVIHRNLVVEEQARQVEKVKKSESGIVLDPVTVHPDQQIADALAVMHRHQISGLPVVKDGRLVGILTNRDLRFEKRLERKVAEVMTKDNLITGKPGIDREAAKELLHRHRIEKLLIVDDEGRLKGLLTVKDIQKAAQFPNACKDELGRLRVGAAIGTGPDRQTRAEAAVRAGADVLVIDTAHGHSANVIETLQEIKALFPKVDVVAGNVATVEGARALARAGADAIKVGMGPASICTTRVISGVGVPQLTAIAECLKVARDYDIPVVADGGIKFSGDITKALAAGAHSVMIGSLFAGTEESPGETILYQGRTYKLYRGMGSLEAMREREGSRNRYMQDDEAEQLKLVPEGIEGRVPHKGPLSFIVNQLVGGLQAGMGYCGCRTIADLHAHARFMKITNASLQESHVHDVFITKEAPNYRRE; encoded by the coding sequence ATGTTCACCTACGACATGCCCGAAGGGCTGACCTTCGATGACGTCTTGCTGCTCCCCGGGGAGTCGACCTTCCTGCCGCGCGAAGCCGACATCTCGACCCGCTTCTCGCGCCGGGTGTCGTTGAAGATTCCGCTGGCGAGCGCAGCGATGGACACGGTGACCGAGTGGCGCACCGCCATCGCCATGGCGCAGGAAGGCGGGCTCGGGGTCATCCATCGCAATCTGGTGGTGGAGGAACAGGCCCGCCAGGTCGAGAAGGTGAAGAAATCGGAAAGCGGCATCGTTCTCGACCCGGTGACGGTGCACCCGGATCAGCAAATCGCCGACGCGCTCGCGGTCATGCACCGCCACCAAATCTCCGGCCTACCGGTGGTGAAGGACGGGCGCCTGGTCGGCATCCTCACTAATCGTGATCTGCGCTTCGAAAAGCGGCTCGAGCGCAAGGTCGCCGAGGTCATGACCAAGGACAACCTCATCACCGGCAAGCCCGGTATCGATCGCGAGGCCGCCAAAGAGCTGCTCCATCGCCACCGCATCGAGAAGCTGCTGATCGTCGACGATGAGGGGCGGCTGAAGGGCTTGCTGACGGTAAAGGACATTCAGAAGGCGGCGCAGTTTCCCAACGCCTGCAAGGACGAGCTGGGCCGGCTGCGGGTCGGGGCGGCGATCGGCACCGGACCCGACCGGCAAACCCGCGCCGAAGCCGCGGTGCGCGCCGGCGCCGATGTTCTGGTCATCGACACCGCTCATGGACACTCGGCCAACGTCATCGAGACGTTGCAGGAAATCAAAGCGCTCTTCCCCAAGGTGGACGTCGTGGCCGGCAACGTCGCCACGGTGGAAGGCGCGCGCGCGCTCGCCCGCGCCGGCGCGGATGCCATCAAGGTCGGCATGGGTCCGGCCTCGATTTGCACCACCCGCGTGATCTCCGGCGTCGGCGTGCCCCAGCTCACCGCCATCGCCGAGTGCCTGAAGGTCGCCCGCGACTACGACATCCCGGTGGTCGCCGACGGCGGCATCAAGTTCTCCGGCGACATCACCAAGGCGCTGGCCGCAGGGGCGCACTCGGTGATGATCGGCAGCCTGTTCGCCGGCACCGAGGAGAGCCCGGGCGAAACCATCCTCTACCAGGGCCGCACCTATAAGCTCTATCGCGGCATGGGCTCGCTCGAAGCCATGCGCGAGCGCGAGGGCAGCCGCAACCGCTACATGCAAGACGACGAGGCCGAACAACTCAAGCTGGTGCCCGAAGGCATCGAGGGCCGCGTGCCGCACAAAGGCCCGCTGTCCTTCATCGTCAATCAGCTCGTCGGCGGACTGCAGGCGGGCATGGGCTACTGCGGCTGCCGCACCATCGCCGACCTCCACGCCCATGCCCGCTTCATGAAGATCACCAACGCCTCGCTCCAGGAGAGCCACGTCCACGACGTGTTCATCACCAAAGAGGCGCCGAACTACCGGCGGGAGTGA